The following coding sequences are from one Tissierella sp. window:
- a CDS encoding septum formation initiator family protein, with product MANKKRKKKRLRLIHMIIGFFFIYITLIFWNQKNLMEGLEAKRDYNLKEIQVLEKEIENLNEEIENSNSLQFVEKIARDELGMVKPREIIYIDKNKKKNHFLTIRNK from the coding sequence ATGGCAAATAAGAAAAGAAAGAAAAAAAGATTAAGGTTAATACATATGATAATCGGTTTTTTCTTTATATATATTACCCTTATCTTTTGGAACCAAAAGAATCTAATGGAAGGTCTAGAGGCAAAAAGGGATTACAATCTGAAAGAAATTCAAGTTTTAGAGAAAGAAATAGAAAATTTAAATGAAGAAATTGAAAATAGCAATTCTTTGCAATTTGTTGAAAAGATTGCTAGAGATGAATTAGGAATGGTAAAACCAAGAGAAATTATATATATTGATAAAAATAAGAAAAAAAACCATTTCTTAACCATTAGAAATAAGTAG